One region of bacterium genomic DNA includes:
- the queC gene encoding 7-cyano-7-deazaguanine synthase QueC, with product MRNEGRYIVLLSGGLDSTVNLKLASQKGDVILALTYDYGQIASHKEIKSSALICERMGVPHKLIELHFFKELSKSGIIKGEIPLLKDVKEAGSETMEKVWVPARNLVFISIAIAFAEEMQADAVVCGFNKEEAQTFPDNSPEFVAKFNSLLPYASLKEIKLLSFTQNLEKWEIAKLGWEINAPLEYCWPCYLGGEEICGKCESCLRFINALKLAGIYELWRDKRECSKPFS from the coding sequence ATGAGGAATGAGGGAAGATACATAGTTCTTCTTTCTGGTGGCTTGGACTCAACTGTAAACTTGAAACTCGCTTCTCAGAAAGGAGATGTCATACTCGCTTTGACCTATGACTATGGTCAGATAGCGAGTCATAAGGAGATTAAAAGCAGCGCCCTAATCTGCGAGAGAATGGGAGTGCCTCACAAGCTCATTGAGCTTCACTTTTTCAAGGAGTTGAGTAAAAGCGGGATTATAAAGGGAGAAATTCCCCTTTTAAAAGATGTGAAAGAAGCTGGAAGTGAGACCATGGAAAAGGTATGGGTCCCGGCGAGAAATCTCGTTTTTATCTCAATCGCTATCGCCTTCGCTGAGGAGATGCAGGCTGATGCTGTCGTTTGCGGGTTCAACAAAGAGGAAGCCCAGACATTTCCCGATAATTCCCCGGAGTTCGTCGCGAAATTCAATTCCCTCCTCCCCTATGCTTCACTCAAAGAGATAAAGCTTCTTTCCTTTACCCAAAATTTGGAGAAATGGGAGATAGCTAAATTGGGATGGGAGATAAACGCTCCCTTGGAATATTGCTGGCCTTGTTATTTGGGAGGAGAAGAAATATGTGGAAAATGCGAATCTTGTCTCAGATTCATAAATGCTTTGAAATTAGCGGGAATTTATGAGCTCTGGAGGGATAAAAGAGAATGCTCAAAACCCTTTTCGTAA
- a CDS encoding DUF366 family protein has translation MLKTLFVKDKILYDGSQIHSHWAYRNFNIIGDSIVFFLGPCDVKREEMVDLEDFTKGEIIKAKEMLHFICEHFGVDIREIIFLQRILVICAQETLQNLGCKTERKGDDLFVDNRKLSVSIATKTPISGKIHLGINIDPEGAPVPAIGLKELGIEPIGFGEEVMKRYKDEFEDIKLAMCKVRWVP, from the coding sequence ATGCTCAAAACCCTTTTCGTAAAAGATAAAATCCTCTACGATGGGAGCCAAATCCATTCCCACTGGGCTTACAGGAATTTCAATATAATCGGCGATAGCATCGTTTTTTTCTTAGGTCCCTGTGATGTCAAAAGGGAGGAAATGGTGGACTTGGAGGATTTCACGAAAGGGGAGATAATAAAGGCTAAGGAAATGCTCCACTTCATATGCGAGCATTTCGGAGTTGATATTAGAGAAATAATTTTTCTTCAAAGGATTCTGGTGATATGTGCTCAGGAGACTCTGCAAAATCTTGGCTGCAAAACAGAAAGGAAAGGCGATGATTTATTCGTTGATAACAGGAAATTATCCGTCTCAATTGCGACTAAAACCCCTATATCGGGGAAAATCCATCTCGGAATAAACATAGACCCTGAGGGGGCGCCCGTGCCAGCTATAGGTCTTAAGGAACTGGGAATAGAACCAATTGGCTTTGGGGAAGAGGTTATGAAGAGATATAAAGATGAGTTTGAGGACATAAAACTTGCTATGTGCAAGGTTAGGTGGGTGCCTTAG
- a CDS encoding DJ-1/PfpI family protein codes for MAVKRILMLVGDFVEDYEVMVPYQMLTMVGHRVDVVCPGKRAGETVKTAVHDFTGEQTYSEKPGHNFLLNATFAQVEPSEYDGLVIPGGRAPEYIRLNERVISIVRHFMEKKKPIASICHGQQVLAAAGVLKGKSCTAYPAIKPDLINAGAKWVEPNETLSNAVVDENLVTAPAWPAHPEWIRKFLELLGTKIEP; via the coding sequence ATGGCGGTTAAGCGAATCCTTATGCTTGTAGGGGATTTCGTTGAGGATTATGAAGTGATGGTTCCCTATCAGATGCTGACGATGGTGGGGCATAGAGTGGATGTTGTATGCCCTGGGAAAAGGGCGGGGGAAACAGTGAAGACAGCAGTGCACGACTTCACGGGAGAGCAGACATACAGCGAGAAGCCTGGGCACAATTTCCTCCTCAACGCGACATTTGCTCAAGTTGAGCCGAGCGAATACGATGGCTTGGTGATTCCCGGAGGGAGGGCTCCCGAGTATATCCGTCTCAATGAGAGAGTAATCTCCATAGTTCGCCATTTTATGGAGAAGAAGAAGCCAATTGCTTCAATCTGCCACGGACAGCAGGTTCTCGCGGCTGCTGGGGTTTTAAAGGGGAAATCCTGCACAGCCTATCCCGCAATTAAACCCGATTTAATCAATGCGGGAGCTAAATGGGTTGAGCCCAACGAGACCCTTTCAAACGCGGTCGTTGATGAAAATCTCGTTACTGCTCCCGCTTGGCCAGCCCATCCGGAATGGATTAGGAAATTCCTCGAGCTTTTAGGAACAAAGATAGAGCCGTAA
- a CDS encoding gamma-glutamyl-gamma-aminobutyrate hydrolase family protein (Members of this family of hydrolases with an active site Cys residue belong to MEROPS family C26.) yields the protein MEKIRIGIAKGKGELKGQERYIKAIEKARGETVLLPPDSAEELEGIRGLLLAGGGDVDPSFYNEENEGSNSIDRERDEWEIKLVKKFREDGKPILGICRGIQVLNVALGGSLHQDIKGHSRNNQELSHLIRIKEGSFLYEILGGYEQIEVNSSHHQAIKDLATTLEATAWSEDGFIEAVEGNGEEFVLGVQFHPERLIEENKVFLNIFKSFINACRKEIFTLGTSNRDFKDFLCILNFYGIEEIIDVRRFPTSKFEWFKKENFERGLRELGFSYIWMGEELGGYRSTGYEAYMSSKEFKEGLRKLIRRALIKRVAIVCAELFPWRCHRRFISSALTINGWQVRHILNKGKEWKPKSSNEQKLPFEEGS from the coding sequence ATGGAGAAAATCAGGATAGGCATCGCAAAAGGCAAAGGGGAGCTGAAAGGACAGGAGCGCTATATAAAGGCGATTGAAAAGGCAAGAGGGGAAACGGTATTGCTTCCTCCAGATAGCGCGGAGGAACTTGAGGGAATCAGGGGACTTTTGCTTGCTGGTGGGGGTGATGTTGACCCAAGCTTTTATAACGAAGAAAACGAAGGGAGCAATAGTATAGATAGGGAAAGGGACGAGTGGGAGATAAAATTAGTAAAGAAATTCAGGGAAGATGGTAAACCGATTTTAGGGATATGCAGAGGGATTCAGGTTTTAAATGTCGCTCTTGGCGGAAGCCTTCATCAAGATATTAAAGGACATAGCCGCAACAATCAAGAATTGAGTCATTTGATAAGGATTAAGGAGGGGAGCTTCCTTTACGAGATTTTAGGAGGATATGAGCAAATAGAGGTCAATTCAAGCCATCATCAAGCTATAAAGGATTTGGCCACCACCTTGGAGGCAACCGCTTGGAGCGAAGATGGATTTATTGAAGCCGTTGAGGGCAATGGGGAGGAATTCGTATTGGGGGTTCAATTTCATCCCGAGAGGTTGATAGAGGAAAACAAAGTCTTTCTCAATATATTCAAGAGCTTCATTAACGCCTGCCGAAAGGAAATATTCACCCTTGGCACATCAAATAGGGACTTTAAAGATTTCCTTTGTATATTAAATTTTTATGGAATAGAGGAAATCATAGATGTTCGGAGGTTTCCCACAAGCAAGTTTGAATGGTTCAAGAAAGAAAATTTTGAAAGGGGATTAAGGGAACTCGGTTTCTCCTACATTTGGATGGGCGAGGAATTGGGTGGTTATCGTTCAACCGGCTACGAAGCTTATATGAGCTCTAAGGAATTCAAAGAGGGGTTGAGAAAATTGATTCGTCGGGCTTTGATAAAGAGAGTAGCGATAGTCTGCGCCGAGCTTTTCCCCTGGCGTTGCCATAGAAGGTTCATTTCCTCGGCTTTGACTATAAACGGTTGGCAAGTAAGACATATATTGAACAAAGGCAAAGAGTGGAAGCCGAAATCCTCCAACGAACAGAAACTTCCTTTTGAAGAAGGAAGTTAA
- a CDS encoding 7-carboxy-7-deazaguanine synthase QueE, with protein sequence MFELPKAFLYEIFSGIQGEGLYVGERELFIRFCGCNLRCPYCDTKFALENAPTCLVERRAGEREFDPFPNPLSPKELLNLIAPLLENKRIHHSLFLTGGEPLIWGDFLAIFLPQARYLNLPISLETNGTLPSELEKIIRWIDIISMDYKLLSTMEGKDYSQAHKEFLRISKQKEVVIKFVITSQVELKELEEALLSLREEGDFPIILQPVSPIDDIFPPPEPKLLKMQELARGIFSVVKVLPQMHKIMGTR encoded by the coding sequence TTGTTTGAGCTCCCAAAGGCTTTTTTATACGAGATTTTCTCGGGAATTCAGGGAGAAGGATTGTATGTGGGGGAAAGGGAGCTTTTCATTCGTTTCTGTGGTTGCAACCTCCGCTGTCCTTACTGCGATACCAAGTTCGCCTTGGAAAATGCTCCCACTTGTCTCGTGGAGAGACGAGCGGGTGAAAGGGAATTTGACCCTTTTCCAAATCCTCTGTCCCCTAAGGAACTCCTCAACCTTATTGCTCCCCTTTTGGAAAACAAGAGAATTCATCATTCCCTTTTCCTCACCGGAGGCGAACCACTAATTTGGGGTGATTTCCTTGCCATCTTCCTCCCTCAAGCAAGATATCTCAACCTCCCTATCTCCCTTGAGACGAACGGCACTTTGCCAAGTGAATTGGAGAAAATCATCAGATGGATTGACATAATCTCCATGGATTACAAACTCCTGTCAACAATGGAGGGGAAGGATTACTCCCAAGCACATAAAGAGTTCTTGCGAATAAGTAAACAGAAAGAAGTGGTGATAAAATTCGTTATAACTTCCCAAGTGGAATTGAAAGAACTTGAGGAAGCTTTATTAAGCTTGCGAGAAGAAGGGGATTTTCCAATAATCCTCCAACCTGTTTCCCCTATAGATGATATATTCCCTCCACCCGAGCCGAAATTGCTCAAGATGCAGGAGCTAGCCAGAGGGATTTTCTCCGTAGTTAAGGTGCTTCCCCAAATGCATAAGATAATGGGAACGAGATGA
- the ilvC gene encoding ketol-acid reductoisomerase codes for MAEIFREEDANLEVLKGKTIAIVGYGNQGEAHALNLRDSGLKVIVAELPNSPAWQRAKEAGFEVGEAKEMVKKADVVMLLTPDTLQPRIWKEEIAPFIKDGSALGFAHGFNIHYNQIKPPSTIDVFMVAPKGPGRLVRRMFEEGKGVPSLVAVEQDATGSAWDIALAYAKGIGATRVGVIKTTFKEETETDLFGEQVVLCGGVTALIKAGWETLVEAGYQPEVAYFECLHELKLIVDLIYEGGIAYMRKSISDTAEYGDMTRGPRIIDELVREEMKQILKEIQTGEFAKEWILEGQAGMPMFNALRRIEAQHPLEEVGREMRKLMPWLKKE; via the coding sequence ATGGCAGAAATTTTTAGAGAAGAGGATGCGAACTTGGAAGTATTGAAGGGTAAGACGATTGCCATCGTTGGTTATGGCAATCAGGGAGAAGCACATGCCCTCAATCTCCGTGATTCGGGGTTGAAGGTCATCGTTGCCGAGCTGCCAAATTCTCCCGCTTGGCAAAGAGCAAAGGAGGCGGGATTTGAGGTAGGAGAAGCGAAGGAAATGGTGAAGAAGGCTGATGTGGTTATGCTTCTCACCCCCGATACCCTCCAGCCACGCATCTGGAAGGAGGAAATCGCTCCCTTCATCAAAGATGGCTCCGCTCTGGGCTTCGCTCACGGCTTCAACATCCATTACAACCAAATAAAGCCTCCCTCAACGATTGATGTCTTTATGGTAGCGCCCAAGGGACCGGGGCGTCTTGTGAGAAGGATGTTTGAGGAAGGGAAAGGAGTCCCCAGCTTAGTTGCAGTTGAACAGGATGCCACTGGCTCTGCCTGGGATATCGCTCTTGCTTATGCGAAGGGCATAGGCGCAACAAGGGTTGGAGTCATTAAGACGACATTTAAGGAGGAGACGGAAACAGACCTTTTCGGCGAGCAGGTCGTCCTCTGTGGAGGTGTCACCGCCCTCATCAAAGCCGGTTGGGAAACTCTTGTTGAGGCTGGCTATCAACCAGAGGTGGCTTACTTTGAGTGTCTCCACGAGCTCAAGCTCATAGTCGATTTGATATACGAGGGCGGAATCGCCTATATGCGCAAGAGCATCAGCGATACAGCGGAGTATGGAGATATGACAAGGGGTCCTCGCATCATTGATGAGCTTGTGAGAGAGGAAATGAAACAGATTTTGAAGGAAATCCAAACTGGGGAGTTCGCCAAGGAATGGATTCTGGAAGGGCAAGCAGGAATGCCTATGTTCAATGCTCTGAGGAGGATTGAAGCTCAACATCCCTTGGAGGAAGTCGGCAGGGAAATGCGAAAGCTGATGCCCTGGCTGAAAAAGGAATAA
- a CDS encoding YfhO family protein yields the protein MPTSRKHSKKPLVKHLKGDYFSLLALFCLAIILMGKVFLGYAFLPADMLYHFQPWGETKMPEKDYQWNPLLWDSIAQFYPWRSFLGESLKKGFLPLWNPYQFCGTPFYANGQSAIFYPFNWLTAILGKMFMGINAFLHLFLAGFFLYLFLRKVNVSPFASLVASTSYMLSGFVTAWLPLPTVASSFVWAPLSLLAIELSFEGKLFKSFILSALSISLSALGGHPQYLLYTVWLFLIYIVLRLLWEKRVSLAQPFTPLIGAGIGLLLSSVSLLPLFEFSRLSHRAPTVDWSAYKAYISLSLPLERLLGLFLPNFFGNPANGNYWGAGEYIEYALYIGLIPLFFLPFAFKDKRKFALPLLIISLLSLLMMIGTPLNIPFYFLFPLWSKTGSPARLIAVFSLCLSILSGIGLENALTINISKRSILLVALAIIIFPFILFPLSVREEPFCMVRAVSPSFPYLDFSKLVAIPLILYLVFHFKKKMLPYILLPLLLFDLLPISLSHLYFTKKEDVFPRLEGIPKDGIYRIMAITPNWSLYRYPHACLPPNTPMLYRLFDVAGYDSLFLLYYKNFLDELEGKNSAPVENGNMLLPSSVKEENLRLLGVKYVISPIYIDAEHLRLIKAGETKVYIYKGNPLRFNLVDREFYPQGKLRLMSYEPNRAEFEIEAEKEGYFILNDTFYPGWKAYLDGKETKILPFHVFRSVSIPKGRHSLAFVFRPFIYKLSLYSTLLSLLLICSFISFKIFLTRR from the coding sequence ATGCCAACTTCTCGGAAACATTCAAAAAAGCCTTTGGTGAAGCATTTAAAGGGCGATTATTTCTCCCTTCTCGCTCTCTTTTGCCTTGCAATCATTTTAATGGGAAAGGTTTTTCTCGGCTATGCCTTTCTCCCCGCTGATATGCTCTACCATTTCCAGCCCTGGGGAGAAACCAAAATGCCCGAAAAAGATTATCAATGGAATCCCCTCCTCTGGGATAGCATCGCCCAATTCTATCCCTGGCGTTCTTTCCTCGGGGAAAGCCTAAAGAAGGGATTCCTACCACTCTGGAACCCTTATCAATTCTGCGGAACCCCCTTCTACGCCAATGGGCAATCAGCAATCTTCTACCCCTTCAATTGGCTAACCGCTATACTGGGGAAAATGTTTATGGGAATAAACGCTTTCCTCCATTTGTTCTTAGCCGGTTTCTTTCTCTATCTCTTTCTGAGAAAGGTAAATGTCTCTCCCTTCGCTTCCCTTGTAGCCTCTACTTCCTATATGTTGAGTGGTTTCGTTACCGCTTGGCTTCCCTTGCCAACGGTTGCGAGCTCTTTCGTCTGGGCTCCCCTTTCCCTATTAGCTATTGAACTCTCATTTGAAGGTAAGCTCTTTAAATCGTTCATCCTCTCTGCCCTTTCCATATCCCTCAGCGCTCTCGGAGGGCATCCTCAATATCTTCTTTATACCGTTTGGCTTTTCCTCATTTATATCGTCCTTCGCCTCCTCTGGGAAAAGAGGGTTTCCCTTGCCCAACCCTTCACTCCTCTCATTGGTGCAGGAATCGGTCTCCTTCTCTCTTCCGTTTCCCTTCTTCCTCTATTTGAGTTTTCCCGCCTTTCACATAGAGCCCCCACAGTCGATTGGTCCGCCTATAAAGCCTACATTTCCCTTTCCCTCCCATTGGAAAGGCTACTTGGTTTATTTCTTCCCAACTTCTTCGGGAACCCCGCCAATGGAAATTATTGGGGGGCAGGGGAGTACATAGAATATGCTCTATATATTGGCTTGATACCTCTATTTTTCCTTCCCTTTGCCTTTAAAGATAAAAGGAAATTCGCCCTTCCTTTGTTGATAATATCGCTTTTATCTCTCCTTATGATGATAGGCACTCCCCTAAACATCCCATTTTACTTTCTCTTTCCCTTATGGAGCAAGACCGGCTCCCCCGCTCGCTTGATAGCAGTGTTCTCGCTTTGTCTTTCCATCCTCTCGGGGATTGGGTTGGAAAACGCGCTCACAATAAATATCTCAAAACGCTCCATTTTACTCGTTGCTTTAGCTATCATAATCTTCCCTTTCATTCTTTTCCCCCTATCGGTTAGAGAAGAACCCTTTTGCATGGTCAGAGCTGTTTCTCCTTCTTTTCCTTATCTGGATTTCTCAAAACTCGTTGCCATCCCTCTGATTCTCTATTTAGTTTTCCATTTCAAAAAGAAAATGCTTCCCTACATTCTTCTTCCTCTTCTCCTTTTCGACCTTCTCCCCATTTCCCTCTCTCACCTTTATTTCACCAAAAAGGAGGATGTCTTCCCTAGATTGGAGGGGATTCCAAAGGATGGTATCTATAGGATAATGGCGATAACTCCCAATTGGTCCTTATACAGATATCCTCACGCTTGCCTTCCTCCCAATACCCCTATGCTCTATCGCCTATTTGATGTAGCGGGATATGATAGCCTTTTTCTCCTTTATTATAAAAACTTTCTTGATGAGCTTGAAGGTAAGAACAGCGCTCCCGTGGAAAACGGTAATATGCTTCTTCCTTCATCCGTTAAGGAGGAGAATCTTCGCTTATTGGGCGTGAAATACGTCATAAGCCCGATTTACATAGACGCTGAGCATCTGCGATTGATAAAGGCTGGAGAAACGAAGGTCTATATCTATAAAGGCAATCCCCTGAGATTCAATTTAGTGGATAGGGAATTTTACCCTCAGGGGAAGTTGAGATTGATGAGCTACGAGCCAAATAGAGCAGAATTTGAGATTGAAGCAGAAAAGGAAGGCTATTTCATCTTAAATGATACATTTTATCCGGGCTGGAAAGCCTATCTTGATGGAAAAGAAACGAAGATTCTCCCATTTCATGTCTTTAGGAGCGTTTCCATCCCAAAGGGAAGACATAGCCTCGCTTTTGTCTTTCGTCCTTTCATTTACAAATTAAGCTTGTATAGTACCCTTCTTTCCCTCCTATTGATTTGTTCTTTTATTTCCTTTAAAATATTTTTAACAAGGAGGTGA
- the queD gene encoding 6-carboxytetrahydropterin synthase QueD, whose amino-acid sequence MYGIIIRDTFSAAHYLRGYKGKCEQIHGHNYLVEVQIEGENLDNIGILWDFKEGKELLRGILEELDHSLLNKDSPLGSLNPTAENIARFIFGKIKENLPPHLHLKRVTVWENQNSAAYYEE is encoded by the coding sequence ATGTATGGCATCATAATAAGGGATACATTCAGCGCTGCCCATTACTTAAGGGGTTATAAGGGAAAGTGTGAGCAAATTCACGGACATAATTATTTGGTGGAAGTTCAAATAGAGGGGGAAAATTTGGATAATATAGGGATTCTCTGGGATTTCAAGGAAGGGAAGGAACTCCTGCGGGGAATCCTTGAGGAGTTAGACCACTCCCTCCTCAACAAGGATTCCCCGCTAGGCTCACTTAATCCCACCGCTGAGAACATCGCCCGCTTCATATTTGGGAAAATAAAGGAAAATCTCCCCCCACACCTCCATTTGAAAAGAGTGACCGTCTGGGAAAATCAAAATAGCGCCGCCTATTATGAGGAATGA